The Raphanus sativus cultivar WK10039 chromosome 6, ASM80110v3, whole genome shotgun sequence sequence ATCAAACAAATATTTGTTACATTGAGCCGCACATCCAATTTTCCTGTGGTCAAGAAGTTGTTAACCATTTCCACTATATCCTTTTTAATAATGTGCCACGAGTGCTGGAAAAAAAGTGCTGTCATTCCATCTGGACCCGGTGCCTTTTCTGGATGCATCATGAACAAAGCCTGGCGCACCTCTTCCTCTGTGGCTATCCTTATCAGCCGTTGGTTAGTTTGATGAGATATGGTTGGCTTAATTTCAGCCAGAAATTCGTCAAATTCGCTAGGTGACGTAGTAGTGAAAAGATCGTCAAAATAATCCACTGCTACCTTCTCAATCCCTTCCTCCTTGACCACCCAATTCCCGTTTGTATCGTATAATCCTACCAGCCGATTACGAGTTCGTCGCTGTTTTGTCAAGGCATGAAAAAATTTTGTACTGCGATCGCCCGCCGTGTTCCACATATTCCGACTCTTCTGCTGCCAATATTCCTCCTCATCTTTGTAAGCCTCTTGAAGTTTCCGAGATACTTCCAATATATCCTCTTGAGACCGATTATCATCAGTCTGTACCTCTTCCAACGCCTGTTGTAATTCTGCTATTTTCTCTTTTCCATATGGTGGGTTATTCTTACGCCAAGTTGACAGTTCGTGTCTGCAATTTGTGATCTTTGATACAACATCCCCAATATTACCCGTTGTATTCCTCATTTCCTTTGTCCAACCTCGGGCAATGGATTCTAAAAAACCATCCTTTCCTATCCATCTTTTATCAAATCTAAATTGTCCCTTACGTCTGGTAACTTTGTCCTCTAGGAAAGCCACTATTGGGCGATGGTCTGACCCCACCATTTTCAAGTATTCTGACCAAGTCTGGGAGAGGCTAACCCGATATGGCATTACACGGGATGACCCTTGGTTTATTATTGGAGATTTGAATGAAATAACTGGGAACCATGAAAAAGAAGGCGGCCCATTACGGAATTCAGAAACATTcgtatcatttaataatatgatcCGTAATAGTGGACTCTTGGAATTTCAGGCCAAAGGAAATAAGCTTTCTTGGCAAGGAAGGAGGAAAGTAAATGGGAAAGCAATAATGATTCGATGTCGATTGGATAGAGCTTTAGCAAATGAAGAATGGCATACTATGTTCATGTTATCAAAATAAAGAGTACACGCACGAGTAATAATACGTGGCGGACAAAGAGTGGTCGTTGACATACATATCCAGCGAAGACAGTAATGTTAGAACTATCTACCTGAATTCCCAGAACTACCCTCGTTTTACATAATAGAAGAGGGGTAGTTTAGGAAAGTATATATACGTACCAACAAAGAAGTCAATAAGCTCCTCCTCAGATCCAAAACGCGACCCCCTCATCACAAATCTCATCCCCAAGAGGCAGAGGGAGCGATAGATCCTTTATAAATCCCCCATTTTACAAATCTCTTTTCCCTCTCTAAAATCTCATCACTCTTGTGTATATAAAGCCTTCCCCTTTTTTTTCAAATCCTTCTCTTCCAATCATTTTGGGGCTAACTAAACCCTAGATTTCAGATTCCGGATTGCAAACTAGCGAAAGGTCTGATTTTGTCTCTTACCCTTAGTTTCTTATGGGTTCAATTACTCGGATCTGGTTTGAGTTTCATCGTAACCCTTTTAAGTTGTCGTTTCGAATTGGATCTCATAATTCTTTCGATTAGCTTCtttcaacaacaaaaaaatgtcCTTGTCTGATTATGAGACAATTGTAATAAGCTCTATGCTTCAGTAATCAAAGACCCTTTTTATTACAACCTGTTTTCGTCAATGAATTCGACTGTTGAAACTTGAATCATCTGTCTCGTGGATGGTTTGTCGGCTTAGAACCACTTGTGTTTTAATTGTACTGTATGTGTCGGGATCTTGCTGATTTTTGTTTACGATTTGTGTATGAAAGAGAATGGCTGAGCAAGGAATGGAAGGGAGCCAGCCAGTTGACCTTAGCAGGCATCCTTCAGGGATTGTTCCTACTCTTCAGTGAGTTCTCtcctttctgttttttttttcccttttttgaTTGTTGAGTTTGTGCTTTTGTGAAATGAACTTTTTGTCTTGTTTCAGAAACATTGTCTCAACAGTCAACTTAGACTGCAAGCTTGATCTTAAAGCCATTGCTTTGCAGGCTCGTAATGCTGAATATAATCCCAAGGTTTACCTtctgtcttttcttttgttgattgggacctgaattaaaaaaaaagtgaatttAAAAGccatttgaaaatgattttgtttaaaAGTCACTGTGGCTATATGAAGTTTAAACtaattttgtttgtattttctGGATTTAGTTTAATGTTTTGTGTGTTCCACGTTCCAGCGTTTTGCTGCGGTAATCATGAGGATAAGAGAGCCAAAGACCACCGCTTTGATCTTTGCTTCTGGAAAAATGGTATCGTGTGTATTGCCTTTATAGCATATTTGTTCACCTTTTATCTCAAATGGATCGATCTACCACGTTCTCGTTTTAACGTTGCATctatgttttctaattttagGTGTGTACTGGAGCTAAGAGTGAACACCTTTCAAAACTGGCTGCAAGGAAGGTAAATCGTCTCCTCTTAGTACTATCTGATTTTCTGTCTTCTGGGAACACTGTAGTCATAAACTTGATACAGGTGTTTGTTATTTATTATGGTAttgaacttcttttttttttgtttttcagtaCGCTCGGATTGTTCAAAAGCTTGGCTTTCCTGCAAAGTTCAAGGTAACACATACACTGCATTATACTTGAGTAGTACCAGTTCAAGTAGCCGCTCGTTTGGTTTCCATGTGTACAAGTCTTGTAAAAAGAGCTGATTACATTCTGCAGGATTTCAAGATTCAGAACATTGTAGGCTCTTGTGATGTCAAATTCCCCATTAGGCTTGAAGGTCTTGCTTACTCTCACAGTGCTTTCTCAAGTGTAAGTGATAACATCAAGAATCGTATAGCATTGTAGTTGTTTGAGATAATGTTGTCTGATGGttcgcttctctctctctccagtACGAGCCTGAACTATTCCCAGGTCTGATATATAGGATGAAACAACCAAAGATAGTGCTCCTTATTTTTGTGTCTGGAAAGATTGTTATAACTGGAGCCAAAGTAAGTAAATAATTCTACATTCTCTCTGAATGATTTAAAACACATGTTGTCATGAAAATACTTGGGGTCATCTGATGGAATCTTGAGGTTACACTATCACAGATGAGAGAAGAGACTTACACCGCCTTTGAGAATATCTACCCAGTTCTTACAGAGTTCAGGAAAATCCAACAATAGTAGTGTAAGTCTCCCAACTTTCTTTATCtctctttgtatttttttctgtacCTCTTAACCCAATTGATTGTTATCCTTTGATACAAGCAGAGTCTATACACCAGAAAACATGTTCACATTTGGATTGTCATGAACTAGAGATCTCAGGATGGTGGCAAGCGCTTAGTGAGGTTATCTTACTTCAATAAGGACTTGGTCTGATCCAGATTGAAAACCAAAAACTGTAAATACCGAAAGGAGATGGCAAtgtatctctttttttgttgtatGTTTCTTCCACGTATCTTTTTCCTGTAATGTTTGTTTCAATGAGCAATACCATAGTAACTTAGAACCTCTCTGCTAACCATCTGTAATAAGACACCAAGACTCTGTAATAAACTCCTTTAAACCGATTTGCAGCATTAGATTCTGAAATGTTTTTAGTTTCATACATCAGTTTAAAGAATTTAAATTCGCTTATGTTACTACTTTTTGGTGGCTACAGATTGTATAATTCCAAATTCCTTTTGTCCTTCCAAATTCCTTTTGACaagatttatataatatttactatttttctttaaatatatatttttgataacaaTTGGGATTTTACGGATAAattcattattaatataaattcatttgTGATTTTTTGATGTTTGTCAAAGTCcaaatacaaattaattt is a genomic window containing:
- the LOC108811732 gene encoding TATA-box-binding protein 2, which gives rise to MAEQGMEGSQPVDLSRHPSGIVPTLQNIVSTVNLDCKLDLKAIALQARNAEYNPKRFAAVIMRIREPKTTALIFASGKMVCTGAKSEHLSKLAARKYARIVQKLGFPAKFKDFKIQNIVGSCDVKFPIRLEGLAYSHSAFSSYEPELFPGLIYRMKQPKIVLLIFVSGKIVITGAKMREETYTAFENIYPVLTEFRKIQQ